The proteins below come from a single Drosophila busckii strain San Diego stock center, stock number 13000-0081.31 chromosome X, ASM1175060v1, whole genome shotgun sequence genomic window:
- the LOC108606542 gene encoding protein mono-ADP-ribosyltransferase Parp16-like isoform X1: MHTNFKLIHTHTHTQNIKNKPKKVKTSKKANRRLIRRSRSRSRSDMSGDRENHQLSPNGSASCSCGLRGRICACTPRTDIDSMVIDALNESRRLRASDELREQLETDLLAVDCKWVLFGMALQSYRYEQLLAPYPPAYRTPAGGHNINALSLVWGTMPEFTVVQRRLQHNALPPEQVELLHWLLLQSGTPNLSLLLRQQRLQLWHQLQQRPQPRPQLVFRVGGALTTPLLASECVFYSGDMEELYALISGRSQNAELEFYDELELACQMAEWCPGWGYSLCGSLLRCVAVCQQPSQLHAEQPQLPQVRYLLFYSLNFMQHMQRLRRRQWKLLQQKQLQQQQRQQQQQQQQQQQPPPTELEVDLEELEHEEFTDEQLLEPDELLLAPQQSVLTLCVRSSISRLLPLPRLKHSRRRHLCVAFGLLTLASLSLLCKNLRLAQLPSARWVQCLFG; this comes from the exons atgcatacaaatttcaaactcatacacacacacacacacacacaaaatattaaaaacaaaccaaaaaaagtaaaaactagCAAGAAAGCAAATCGT CGCCtaataagaagaagcagaagcagaagcagaagcgaTATGAGCGGAGATCGGGAAAACCATCAGTTGTCGCCAAatggcagcgccagctgcagctgcggacTGCGCGGACGCATTTGCGCGTGCACGCCACGCACCGATATCGATAGCATGGTAATCGATGCGCTGAACGAATCGCGACGCCTGCGCGCCAGCGATGAGTTGCGCGAACAGCTGGAGACAGATCTGCTCGCCGTGGACTGCAAGTGGGTGCTGTTCGGCATGGCGCTGCAGAGCTATCGCtacgagcagctgctggcgccgtATCCGCCGGCGTATCGCACGCCAGCCGGTGGACATAACATAAATGCGCTGTCGCTGGTCTGGGGCACAATGCCGGAATTTACGGTGGTGCAGCGACGCTTGCAGCACAATGCGCTGCCGCCGGAGCAGGTGGAGCTGctgcattggctgctgctgcaaagcgGCACGCCCAACTTGAGTTTGCTGTTGCgccagcagcggctgcagctctggcatcagctgcagcagcgaccacagccacgcccacagctgGTGTTTCGTGTGGGCGGCGCGCTGACAACGCCGCTGCTTGCCAGCGAGTGTGTCTTCTATAGCGGCGATATGGAGGAGCTATATGCGTTGATCTCTGGACGCAGTCAGAATGCAGAGCTGGAGTTTTAcgatgagctggagctggcctGCCAAATGGCCGAATGGTGCCCGGGCTGGGGCTACTCGCTCTGCGgctcgctgctgcgctgcgttGCAGTTTGCCAGCAGCCGTCGCAGCTGCACGCAGAGCAACCGCAGCTGCCACAAGTGCGCTACTTGCTGTTCTATagtttaaactttatgcaGCATATGCAACGTTTGCGACGTCGTCAAtggaagctgctgcagcagaagcaactacaacagcaacagcgacagcagcaacagcagcagcagcagcagcaacagccgccgCCAACAGAACTGGAGGTGGACTTGGAGGAGCTTGAACATGAGGAGTTCACAGACGAGCAGCTGCTAGAGCCGGATGAGCTGCTCTTGGCGCCACAACAATCCGTTTTAACACTTTGCGTGCGCTCATCTATTTCACgcttgttgccgctgccgagACTGAAGCATTCGCGGCGGCGTCATCTTTGCGTTGCCTTTGGTCTTCTCACATTGGCATcgttgtcgctgctttgcAAGAATTTGCGTTTGGCTCAGCTGCCGAGCGCCCGCTGGGTCCAATGTCTATTTGGCTAA
- the LOC108606542 gene encoding protein mono-ADP-ribosyltransferase Parp16-like isoform X2 has translation MSGDRENHQLSPNGSASCSCGLRGRICACTPRTDIDSMVIDALNESRRLRASDELREQLETDLLAVDCKWVLFGMALQSYRYEQLLAPYPPAYRTPAGGHNINALSLVWGTMPEFTVVQRRLQHNALPPEQVELLHWLLLQSGTPNLSLLLRQQRLQLWHQLQQRPQPRPQLVFRVGGALTTPLLASECVFYSGDMEELYALISGRSQNAELEFYDELELACQMAEWCPGWGYSLCGSLLRCVAVCQQPSQLHAEQPQLPQVRYLLFYSLNFMQHMQRLRRRQWKLLQQKQLQQQQRQQQQQQQQQQQPPPTELEVDLEELEHEEFTDEQLLEPDELLLAPQQSVLTLCVRSSISRLLPLPRLKHSRRRHLCVAFGLLTLASLSLLCKNLRLAQLPSARWVQCLFG, from the coding sequence ATGAGCGGAGATCGGGAAAACCATCAGTTGTCGCCAAatggcagcgccagctgcagctgcggacTGCGCGGACGCATTTGCGCGTGCACGCCACGCACCGATATCGATAGCATGGTAATCGATGCGCTGAACGAATCGCGACGCCTGCGCGCCAGCGATGAGTTGCGCGAACAGCTGGAGACAGATCTGCTCGCCGTGGACTGCAAGTGGGTGCTGTTCGGCATGGCGCTGCAGAGCTATCGCtacgagcagctgctggcgccgtATCCGCCGGCGTATCGCACGCCAGCCGGTGGACATAACATAAATGCGCTGTCGCTGGTCTGGGGCACAATGCCGGAATTTACGGTGGTGCAGCGACGCTTGCAGCACAATGCGCTGCCGCCGGAGCAGGTGGAGCTGctgcattggctgctgctgcaaagcgGCACGCCCAACTTGAGTTTGCTGTTGCgccagcagcggctgcagctctggcatcagctgcagcagcgaccacagccacgcccacagctgGTGTTTCGTGTGGGCGGCGCGCTGACAACGCCGCTGCTTGCCAGCGAGTGTGTCTTCTATAGCGGCGATATGGAGGAGCTATATGCGTTGATCTCTGGACGCAGTCAGAATGCAGAGCTGGAGTTTTAcgatgagctggagctggcctGCCAAATGGCCGAATGGTGCCCGGGCTGGGGCTACTCGCTCTGCGgctcgctgctgcgctgcgttGCAGTTTGCCAGCAGCCGTCGCAGCTGCACGCAGAGCAACCGCAGCTGCCACAAGTGCGCTACTTGCTGTTCTATagtttaaactttatgcaGCATATGCAACGTTTGCGACGTCGTCAAtggaagctgctgcagcagaagcaactacaacagcaacagcgacagcagcaacagcagcagcagcagcagcaacagccgccgCCAACAGAACTGGAGGTGGACTTGGAGGAGCTTGAACATGAGGAGTTCACAGACGAGCAGCTGCTAGAGCCGGATGAGCTGCTCTTGGCGCCACAACAATCCGTTTTAACACTTTGCGTGCGCTCATCTATTTCACgcttgttgccgctgccgagACTGAAGCATTCGCGGCGGCGTCATCTTTGCGTTGCCTTTGGTCTTCTCACATTGGCATcgttgtcgctgctttgcAAGAATTTGCGTTTGGCTCAGCTGCCGAGCGCCCGCTGGGTCCAATGTCTATTTGGCTAA